One stretch of Desulfocurvibacter africanus subsp. africanus DSM 2603 DNA includes these proteins:
- a CDS encoding cytochrome b/b6 domain-containing protein, whose amino-acid sequence MVALREMLRPPEPVMRRHGILALAIHWLNAGCVMFLLATGLALTPSGIPEYELAAWPRFLHRLFASGEALLLTHILAGLTWSMTMLLLVALRPRPAMRFLVTVFTVPPKAALKWAVRDNLRFLRGRGPSEHRGRYTPGQRMYAQAVTIGLTCAAMSGALLALPRLGLMPAAPLWALPVHDLSVAFALGCVAFHASKKILLENRGVPFSDFLLGGMPRSRAVRRHGLRDFDRERKA is encoded by the coding sequence ATGGTTGCCCTACGTGAAATGCTGCGGCCGCCTGAGCCGGTTATGCGCCGTCATGGCATTCTCGCTCTGGCCATTCACTGGTTAAATGCGGGCTGCGTGATGTTTCTGTTGGCCACGGGCTTGGCTTTAACGCCATCTGGCATCCCTGAGTACGAACTGGCCGCTTGGCCCCGATTCCTGCACAGACTCTTCGCCAGTGGCGAGGCTCTGCTCCTGACGCATATCCTGGCCGGCCTGACATGGTCTATGACCATGCTGCTGCTGGTCGCTTTGCGACCTCGTCCGGCCATGCGTTTTCTGGTCACGGTTTTCACCGTACCGCCCAAGGCAGCCCTCAAATGGGCCGTGCGCGACAACCTGCGATTCCTGCGCGGTCGTGGACCGTCCGAGCATCGCGGCCGCTATACGCCAGGCCAACGCATGTACGCTCAGGCCGTGACCATCGGCCTGACCTGCGCCGCCATGAGCGGCGCGCTTCTGGCTCTGCCTCGACTAGGCCTCATGCCGGCCGCCCCGCTCTGGGCCCTGCCAGTTCACGATCTCTCCGTCGCCTTTGCCCTTGGCTGTGTGGCATTTCATGCCAGCAAGAAAATACTCCTGGAAAATAGAGGTGTTCCATTTTCAGATTTTCTGCTCGGCGGCATGCCCCGCAGTCGAGCTGTCCGTCGCCACGGCCTGCGCGATTTCGATCGCGAGCGAAAGGCCTAG
- a CDS encoding AAA family ATPase has product MAILIHEADVEYVKDWSSRTGDNTGPIPTACSGGFSALPKADWSLLQGRGVLLFVEDSRACFEAVIESEDMARKAGVQEVYAAALTSDDLGKIFSSCDSAHRTQYAGVEITIIPLKDFASIARERYGIAPQVLEALPSAQTLKVFTASEIANMDYHKEREYILEPIMQVKGLIMVYAPRGLGKSWVALTMAYAIATGRVAFDRWTAPRARIVLYLDGEMSMEMIQERLNAIAAGFGDQEPSSNLKLCCADAQDAPIRSIATPEGQEAITALLDGVEVLVVDNLATLATGASENSTEGWASLQAFFLGLRRKGHSVLMVHHSGKNGDQRGSSAREDILDTSITLTRPKDYKAQEGARAEVHLTKARGLAGPEAEPFEIQLRHEGGVARWECRQDEDERIKVIRPLLEQEMSYRDIEEHTGIPRTTVGRLAKRIRNDS; this is encoded by the coding sequence GTGGCGATTCTCATCCATGAGGCCGATGTCGAGTATGTGAAAGACTGGTCATCGCGCACCGGGGACAACACGGGTCCCATCCCCACAGCGTGCTCCGGAGGCTTCAGTGCCCTGCCCAAGGCCGACTGGTCGCTACTCCAAGGACGAGGTGTCCTTCTCTTTGTCGAGGACTCAAGAGCCTGCTTCGAGGCAGTAATTGAGTCCGAGGACATGGCCAGAAAGGCTGGTGTTCAGGAGGTCTATGCGGCGGCACTCACGAGCGACGACCTGGGTAAGATCTTCTCTTCCTGTGATAGTGCCCACCGCACGCAATACGCAGGAGTAGAGATCACTATCATCCCCCTGAAGGACTTTGCCTCCATCGCCCGTGAGCGGTATGGCATTGCCCCTCAGGTTCTTGAGGCGCTGCCCTCGGCCCAGACGCTCAAGGTATTTACGGCCTCCGAAATAGCCAACATGGACTACCACAAGGAGCGTGAGTACATCCTGGAGCCGATCATGCAGGTGAAGGGCCTCATCATGGTGTATGCCCCTCGTGGCCTGGGCAAATCCTGGGTCGCGCTCACGATGGCCTATGCCATCGCCACAGGGCGTGTCGCCTTCGACCGCTGGACTGCCCCAAGAGCGCGAATAGTACTCTACCTTGACGGTGAAATGTCTATGGAGATGATCCAAGAGCGACTGAACGCCATCGCGGCTGGCTTCGGCGATCAGGAGCCGTCGAGCAACCTCAAGCTCTGCTGCGCCGATGCCCAGGACGCACCCATCCGAAGCATCGCCACACCGGAAGGCCAGGAGGCAATCACGGCCCTCCTGGATGGGGTCGAGGTGCTCGTCGTTGACAACCTGGCGACTTTGGCAACAGGGGCTAGCGAGAACTCGACCGAAGGCTGGGCATCCCTACAGGCGTTCTTCCTGGGCCTCCGCCGCAAGGGGCATTCGGTGCTGATGGTCCACCATTCAGGCAAGAATGGAGACCAACGCGGATCAAGCGCGCGAGAGGACATCCTCGATACCTCCATCACCCTCACGAGACCTAAAGACTACAAGGCTCAAGAGGGTGCCCGAGCCGAGGTACATCTGACCAAAGCCAGAGGACTTGCCGGCCCCGAGGCGGAGCCCTTTGAAATCCAGCTACGCCACGAGGGCGGAGTTGCCCGCTGGGAATGCCGACAGGACGAGGACGAGCGGATCAAGGTGATTCGCCCCTTGTTGGAACAGGAGATGTCCTATCGAGATATAGAGGAGCACACTGGAATCCCAAGGACTACTGTTGGGCGGCTGGCCAAACGAATCCGAAACGACTCATAG
- a CDS encoding NAD(P)/FAD-dependent oxidoreductase — MVKTPKAGQKNFDVIIVGGGPAGLFSAWYFAEHSNLNVLVLEKGKGPKSRKCPISEWTYCTKCKPCNILCGIGGAGLFSDGKLNFIHKLGKTDLTQFMPRSEAVKLIEETEEVFNRFGMDGPVYPTDMDAAQAIRKQAKKVGIDLLLIRQKHLGTDYLPSHITRMAEYIRSKGVTIQTSEEVLDVLVDEGRVTGVVTPQGVYQAPNVVLAPGRVGAEWVGKVAGRLGLSMSQRGIEVGVRVEVHNDVMSDLTSIIYDPTFFVQTPKYDDSTRTFCTNRGGFVALENYQDFVCVNGHAFMDKKSENTNFAFLSKVVLTEPVTDNQAYGEAIGRLATLIGGGKPILQRFGDLKRGRRSTWNRVKKGYIEPTLQNVTCGDLAMALPERILTNLIEGLEKLNLVVPGVSNDETLLYAPEIKFFATQIETNNDLMTSVQGLYVAGDGPGVAGNIVSAAATGMIPSKAVIRKLQGGLPQAETALPDTSGSAMPGSSDTTSEPEPAS; from the coding sequence ATGGTCAAGACACCCAAGGCCGGACAAAAGAATTTTGACGTGATCATCGTAGGCGGCGGGCCGGCCGGGCTCTTCTCGGCTTGGTATTTCGCCGAGCACTCGAATCTGAACGTGCTCGTGCTGGAAAAGGGCAAAGGCCCTAAAAGCCGCAAATGTCCCATAAGCGAGTGGACTTACTGCACCAAGTGCAAACCCTGCAATATCCTGTGCGGCATTGGCGGCGCGGGCCTGTTCTCCGACGGCAAGCTCAACTTCATCCACAAATTGGGCAAGACCGACCTGACCCAGTTCATGCCCCGCTCCGAAGCCGTTAAGCTTATCGAGGAAACCGAGGAAGTCTTCAACCGCTTCGGCATGGACGGGCCGGTCTACCCCACTGACATGGACGCCGCCCAGGCCATCCGCAAGCAGGCCAAGAAAGTCGGCATCGACCTGCTGCTCATCCGCCAGAAGCATCTGGGCACCGACTACCTGCCGAGCCACATCACGCGCATGGCCGAGTACATCCGCAGCAAGGGCGTAACCATCCAGACCTCCGAGGAGGTCCTGGACGTGCTCGTGGACGAGGGTCGCGTCACGGGCGTGGTCACTCCGCAAGGCGTGTACCAGGCGCCCAACGTGGTGCTGGCCCCGGGACGCGTAGGAGCCGAGTGGGTTGGCAAGGTGGCCGGCAGGCTCGGCCTGAGCATGAGCCAGCGCGGCATCGAAGTCGGCGTGCGCGTCGAGGTGCACAACGATGTCATGAGCGACCTGACCAGCATCATCTACGACCCGACCTTCTTCGTGCAGACGCCCAAATACGACGACTCCACACGCACTTTCTGCACCAACCGCGGCGGGTTCGTGGCCCTGGAGAACTACCAGGACTTCGTTTGCGTCAACGGCCATGCCTTCATGGACAAGAAAAGCGAAAACACCAACTTCGCCTTCCTGTCCAAGGTCGTGCTCACCGAACCCGTGACCGACAATCAGGCCTATGGCGAGGCCATCGGCCGTCTGGCCACGCTCATCGGCGGCGGCAAGCCCATATTGCAGCGCTTCGGAGACTTGAAACGCGGCCGGCGCTCCACCTGGAACCGGGTCAAGAAGGGCTACATCGAGCCTACCCTGCAGAATGTCACCTGCGGAGATCTTGCCATGGCCCTGCCCGAGCGCATCCTGACCAACCTCATCGAGGGTCTGGAGAAGCTCAACCTCGTGGTGCCGGGCGTATCCAACGATGAAACCCTGCTCTACGCGCCGGAGATAAAATTCTTCGCCACGCAGATCGAGACGAACAACGACCTCATGACTTCGGTGCAAGGACTTTACGTGGCGGGCGACGGCCCCGGCGTAGCGGGCAACATCGTCTCTGCAGCGGCCACGGGCATGATTCCGTCCAAGGCCGTGATCCGCAAGCTCCAGGGCGGCTTGCCGCAAGCCGAAACGGCCTTGCCGGATACCTCCGGCTCTGCTATGCCCGGAAGCAGCGATACCACCTCCGAACCGGAGCCTGCTTCGTGA